The Nocardioides marmorisolisilvae genomic interval ACCAGCGGGTCGAGAAGGTCTGCAACCCGACGGGCGGCGCGCCGGCGGCCCAGGGCACGTTCTACCTCTACAAGGGTCGTTGCCGTGCGATGGTCCACGAGACCTACTCCGAGACCGCGGTCCCGAAGCCAGGCGGGATCGGTGCCCCGGTGACGCTGCGACACGACATCTACCGCACCCGGCACGGCGTCGTGCAGGGCTGGACGACGGTGCGCGGCAAGCCGGTCGCGATCGTCAACCAGCGGTCGACGTACAACCACGACATCGACTCGGTGATCGGCTTCCTCCAGTACGGCGAGCCGGGGTACGTCCACGACGTCCACTCCTGGATGCGGGCCGCGAGCCACATCAACTACACGTTCAACTGGTTCTACGTGGACAACCGGGACACCGGCTACTTCGTGAGCGGCGCCGACCCGAGGCGCAATCCCCATGCGGACACGTCATTGCCCACCTGGGGCACGGGTGCGGCGGAGTGGCGAGGCTTTCTGCGCCCGCGCGAGCACGTTCACGAGGTCGACCCGAAGCAGGGCTTTTTCGTCAGCTGGAACAACAAGCCGGCTCCCGGGCAGGCCGACGATGGTGGCTACGCCTATGGTCAGACCTATCGGTCCGTGCTGCTGGTCAAGCAGCTGAGGAAGCAGCTACGACGCACCCACGACAAGGTGACGCGCGCCGACGTCGTCAAGGCGATGGAGACGGCCGCGAGCCAGGATCTCGACGGGGTCGAGGTGATGCCGTTGCTGCTGAAATACGTGCACGGACACCACCACACGGTCGGAGTGGCGAGCATGCTCCATCAGCTGAGGTCCTGGGCGACCGCCGGGGCGCATCGGCTCAAGGCACACGCCGGTGACGCCGAGTACGCCCACCACGCTGCGATCGCGATCAGCGACGAGCTGATGCCAGACCTGATCACGCGGCTCTACGGTCGCATCCTGGGCGGCCAGGGCACAGGTGGGGTCGCCTCCACCGGGGGCGCCACCGTCAACGGGTTCGCCACGGTCCCGATGCAGTGGGTGAACACCCCCAACTCGGGCGGGTCGCACCTCGGCTCGGCGTACGACGGCGGCTTCGAGGGCTATGTCATGTCGACCCTCCAGCAGCTGCTCGGCAGGCATCCGCGGGACGGCTTCAGCGCGGTGCTGCGCAGGCATGAGTGCGACGGCGGCGCCTCGACCTGTCGGCGTGCGGTCGAGGGAGCCCTGAACGAGGCGTACCAGGCGCTGGTCAAGGCCAACGGCACCACGGATGTGAGCGCCTGGAGCGCGTCCTCCGAGTCTGCGGCGGCCAAGGAGAGCATGCCGGTGCACGACTCGATCGCCTTCCGTGCGCTCGGCATCGTGGGCCAGCCGAACATCGACTGGCAGAACCGGCCGACCTTCCAGCAGGTGGTGGAGTTCCCCCGGCACCGTGCACGCTGATGGCTGCTCCCGGCATGTGATTCCGGTCGCGTTCCCCGCGAGGACCCGGCCGCTCGACGTGACCGCGGTTACGGAATTCGCGGCCTCGACTTGAGCCGCGCCGGGACCGCATGGCTCACTGGTGCGCAGTCTGCTTGCAAAAGTTAGCAGATTGCGAGCAGAAGGAGTCATCCGATGTCCAGACGTCATCGCGGCCTGCGCGCCGTGGGCCGCACGGTGGCTGGAGTGCCGCTCGTCGTCGGGCTTGGCCTGTTGCTGCCGGCCCACGCCGCGGCCCACGCGGGCACCACTATCCCGCCGTTCCGCACCGTCGCCGGCGACGTGCTGCGCCCGAACCCGGCGCGGTGGGTGCTCCCCACCGAGGGCTACCACCTGACCGGCCGCTTCGGTGATGTCAGCGGCCTCTGGCACACCGTGCACACCGGGCTCGACTTCGCCGCGCCCTACGGCACCCCGATCCGCGCGGTCTCGGGCGGCGTGATCGTGTCGACGGCGTACGACGGCTCATACGGCAACAAGACCGTCGAGCGGCTGCCGGACGGGACCGACCTCTGGTACGCCCACCAGAGTGCGTTCGCGGTGCAGCCCGGCACTCAGGTCGTCCCCGGTCAGCTGATCGGATACATCGGCACGACCGGCAACACCACCGGCCCCCATGTGCACCTCGAGGTCCGTCCGGACGGCGGCGCGCCCATCGATCCGTTCACCGCGCTCGAGGCCCACGGCCTGCACCCCTGAGGGGTCCCGGGCGCTCAGGGCAGCAGCACGAGCCGTCGTCCCGCCAGATCGCCTGCCTCGATCCGTCGATGTGCCGTCTGTGCCGCCGAGAGCGGCAGGACGTCCTCGATGCGGGCACTGATCCGTCCCTCGGGAAGAAGGGTGTTGATCGCGTCGGCCGCCGCCGAGAGGTCGTCGACGCCTGCGTTGCTGATCGCGAACCCGACCAGCCGGCCGTCGCGGGTGTAGAGATCCCCCACCGGAAGCGCAGGGCGGGCATCCATGCCGGCGGCGAGAACGATCCGGCCCCCGTGCGCGAGCATCGCGACGGCGGCGTCGAGGTCGTGGTGCCCGGAGGTGTCCCAGTGGACGTCGACGCCGGCCGGTGCGAGCGCGCGGACCTGGTCGGTCAGGTCCGCGGCACGGTAGTCCACTACCGCGTCCGCCCCGGCGGCCCGGCAGTGGTCGAAGTCTCGGGGCCGTGCGCTGGCGAGCACCCGGGCGCCTGCCGCCGCCGCGAGCTCGATCGCGGCGGTTCCCACGTTGCCGGCTCCGCCACCGACGAGCACGGTCTCCCCCACCCTGGTGGCTGCCTCTCGGAAGAGGCCGAGGTGCGCTGTCGCCGCCGGATGGACGACGGCCACTGCGGTGACCGGGTCCACCCCGTCGGGCAGCCGGTAGAGCCGATCCACGGCGACCACCGCGTACTGCGAGGCCGCGCCCTGCCGGCCGTCGTGACCCAGGCTGTTGGACCAGACCCGCTGCCCCACCGCGAAGGCGTCGACGCCGGCGCCGCGGTCGACGACGGTGCCGACCAGGTCGCGTCCGATCACGAACGGGAACGGGGTCGGCGTTGGGTAGGCCCCCGAGCGAACGAACGTGTCGACGTGGTTCACCGACACCGCCTCGACCGCCACCAGGACGTCCGTCGGCCCGGGGCGTGGCACCGGCAGCTCGCCGTACCGGATGTGGTCGGCAGGGCCGAGCTCCTCGATGTAGGCCGCTGCCATCGTCGGGGGGACGAGAGGTGCCATGTGGCCAGTATCGCGGCTACAACCGGAAGGTCTGCCCGCCGTCGACCGCCAGCACCTGGCCAGTCACCCAGGACGCGTCGTCGGAGAGCAGGAACTTCGCTGCGCCGAGCATGTCGGTAGGTGTCCCGAGGCGCTTGAGAGCGAGCCCCTTCACCAGCTCCTTGGCGGCCTCGCCGGCCTGGATCCGGGTGGCCTCGGTGTCCGTGGGGCCCGGTGCGATCGCGTTGACGCGGATGTTCATCCCGCCGAGCTCGTGGGCCAGCTGCTGGGTGAGCCCGTTGATGCCCACCTTCGCCAGGCCGTAGAACCCCGAGTAGAGGTAGGCCGCGGTGCTGGACTGGTTGACGATCGAGCCGCCGCCCCGCTGCTGGAGGTGCGGATACACGGCGCGGGTCATCAACAGGGCGCCGTTGAGGTTCACCGCCATGAACTGCTGGTAGTAGTCCCAGTCGACGCTGATCAGCAGGTCGAACTTCATCGCGCCATAGATCGCGGCGTTGTTGATGAGCCCGTCGATGCCGCCGTACGTCGAGACCGCGGCGATGGCCAGTGCGGCCGTGGACTCCGGCGACGACACGTCGACGGTCACGAACGACGCCTCTCCGCCGTCGGCGCGGATCTTCTCGGCGACCTGCTCCCCGAGCTCGGCGTTGAGGTCGGCGACGATGACCGACGCCCCTTCGGCGGCCAGCCCCCGGGCATAGACCTCGCCGATTCCCTGGGCGGCGCCGGTGATGATGATGACCTTGTCCTGGAAGCGCATCCGCATTCTCTCCTCGTCCGTTGGAGTGGTCCGGCCGGTCAGGCGGGCTCGGCGATGGTCTTCGTCTCGAGGTACTCCTCGAATCCGGCGACGCCCATCTCGCGGCCGAGACCGGAGTGCTTGTAGCCGCCGAACGGCACGTCGGGGCTGAACCACACCCCGCCGTTGACGGCCATCGTCCCGGTCCTGATCCGTGCTGCCACCGCCCGCGCGCGCACGGGATCGGCGGAGTCCACCGAGCCCGAGAGGCCGTAGGCGGAGTCATTGGCGATCCGGACGGCATCGTCGTCCCCGTCGTGCGGGATCACCACGAGCACCGGCCCGAAGATCTCCTCCTGGGCCAGCCGGGAGGAGTTGTCCAGCCCCGCGACCACCGTGGGCTCGACCCACCAGCCGTCGCGCTCGATCACGTGACCGCCGGTGGCGAACGTGCCGCCCTCCTCCTCCGCCAGGCGCAGATAGGAGGCGACCCGGTCGCGCTGCACCTGCGAGATCACCGGGCCACAGACAGCGCCGGGATCGGACGGGTCCTTGACTCCGATCGACTCCATCGTCGCCGCGGCGGAGCGCACCGCCTCATCGTACCGATCGCGGGGGACGACCAGCCTGGTGGTCAGCGCACAGCCCTGCCCGGCGTGGATGCACGCCGCGAACGCGGTCGCCGCTGCCGCGGCGGCGACGTCCGCATCGTCGAGCACGATCGCCGCCGACTTGCCGCCGAGCTCGAGGAACACCCGCTTCAGCGTGGTCGCTGCCGCGGCCATGATCGCCTTGCCGGTCGCTGTCGAGCCGGTGAAGGAGACCATGTCCACGCGGGGGTCCGTGGTCAGCATCGCGGCGACGTCGTTGCTGTGCGGCGTCACCACGTTGAACACGCCTGCGGGGATGTCGGTGCGCTCGGCCACCAGCCGGCCGAGCTCGCAGGCCACCCACGGCGTGTCCGGCGCCGGCTTCAGCACGACCGTGCACCCCGCCGCCAGGGCAGGACCGACCTTGGCCAGATTGATCTGGGTCGGCACGTTCCACGGTGTGATGGCAGCGACGACGCCCACCGGCTCGCGTCGTACCGTGCGACGCGAGGCGATTCCCATCGGCGACGCGGTCCCCAGGTCGGACTCGAACGCATAGCCTGCAGCGAGGTCGGTCACCCATCTCAGGCCCTCGACGGGTACGTCGAAGCCCGCCGCGCCCATCATGAACGCCGGCATCCCCACCTCGGCCGTGGTGAGCGCGCGGAACGACTCGGCGTGGTCGAGCAGCGCCTGGCGGAGCTGGCGCAGGCAGCGGACCCGCAGCTCGCGGTCCGTGCACCACGACGATTCGTCGAATGCGCGACGTGCCGCCGCGATCGCCGTATCGACGTCGGAGCGGCTGGCGTCTGGGGCGCGCCCGATCTCGGTGCCGTCAGCCGGATTGTGGATCGGAAACGTCGCAGCGTCGCTCGCGCCGACGAGCTTGCCATCGACCAGCATCTGCGGCACCGGGGTGTCCAGCGTCATCGTGCACCACCGGACGTGGCGGGCTGATCAGTGTGCAGACCTGCGTCGACGGGCGGCGGCCACACGGTCGAGGGCAGGTCGGCCAGCCGGTAGTGGCCGGGCAGGTCCATGCCGTTCTGCGCCATCCGGTCGAGTAGGCCCTGGGGTGCATTCCCCGAGCCCGCGAGGGCGAGGAAGGTGTGTGCCGTCGAGCCGAGGTCGAACCAGTCGCGCTGCCAGCCGATCGAGACGCCGGTGCGGGCGTCTGGGTCGTCCACGAGCCCGAACCAGCTCCCACCGATGCCGAGGATCTCGTACTCGTGGCCGGTGGCGTCGTCGACGATGCCGGCACGCTGCCGCCAGAAGCCGACGACCATGCCGTTGCTCTCGTCCATCACGGTGGCGACGTAGTCGTAGTGCCAGCCGTCGAGTCCGTCCATCTCGGTGCCGAGGGCGCGCTCCCGGATCTCCTCACGGCCCACGGCCATGAAGTGCTCGTCGGGGGTGTACATCCATCCGTAGGTCGCGTCCAGGGAGTAGCGATCGGCGAGCAGTGCCCAGTCGTTGCGCTGCTCCGCCTCACGGTTGGCGTTCAGCCAGTCCTCCCAGAACGCCTCCATCCGGGCGCGGTCGAGGGTCACGGCTTCTGTCATCGGTCCTCCATGGTCAGGGCCATTGCAGGGCAGTACTTGACCGCGCGCTCCACCTGGGCGCGCTGGTCGTCGGACGGATGCTCGTCGAGGACGACGACGTTGTCGGCAACCTCGTCGAAGCCGAACACACCCGGCGCCTCGGGCTGGCACATCTGATGGGCCTGGCACAGATCCCGGTCGGCGCGCACGCGCAGCCCGGCCGGGGCGTCGATCGGGGTCGCCTCCCCCGCCGCCGGGTGCGGTCCGCTTCGCCCGCCAGTGGTACGCCGGCGGTAGGCGACCCGGCAGGGCTGCTCCAGTTGGATCACCATCTTGGAGGTGTCGTCACGGTAGGACTCCGACGGCTGCACCATCGCGAACTCGAAGTCGCGCAGCAGCACCGAGAAGATCGCCTTGAGCTGCATCATCGCGAAGGCGTTTCCCACACAGCGGTGTCGGCCGGCACCGAACGGGATCCACGTCCATCGGTTGGCCAGGTCCTCCTGGCGGGGGTCGAGGTAGCGCGCCGGGTCGAAGCGCTCCGGGTCGGGGAAGTCCTCGGGTATCCGGTTCGACACCCGGGGTGTGGCACCGACCATGGCGCCGGCGGGCACGGTGTGGCCGCCGATCTCGATGTCCTGCTGGGCCACCCGCAGCAACAGCACCAGCGGCGGGTGCAGGCGCAGCGTCTCCTTCAGCGCCGCCTCCAGCCGCGGGATCGAGCGGAGTGCCTGGAACGACACTTCGACGGACCCGGTTCCGTCGGGATCGGCGTAGAGCTCGTCGAGTTCGGCGGTGATGCCGGCCAGCACGTCGGGGTGGCGGAGCAGCTCGATCAGCGTCCAGGCCGCGGTCCCCGAGCTCGTGTGGTGTCCCGCGAACATCATCGAGATGAACATGCCGGTGATCTCGTCCGCGCTGAAGTGCTGGCTGCCGTCCGGATTCCTCAGCGCCATCAACACATCGAGCAGGTCCCGCTCGTCTTTGGGCAGGCCACCCTCGATCGTCGCCCCCTCCGCGAGCCGCCGGTCC includes:
- a CDS encoding penicillin acylase family protein gives rise to the protein MPPRRVALAAACLLSSAALVVAALPQATAAEQDGPGYRVHDYADGQAMSILPPGENGLVNATDLLTFETMKKRPPYSDDQLSKYANLLYGYHSLTDGTLGRYYDDESFGVRPGDVTRTEKPETGVTVYRDQHDVPHIYGSTDAAAAFGAGYTQAEDRLFLMDVLRHYGEGTLASFLGSSCEFEQMDHDELLLAPYTKARAEKQIQAMAASHGTTGRRAKTMLDNYVAGVNAYISKATLDPSLLPADYGAAVGLPQKWSTYDVVAIAGLIGGIFGRGGGAEMADANLLEYLQHRYGDHRGARMYREINHQDDPSAPTTVTDRVFRYDLPTAAVHRSLTALPDYRKALTGGPVSTSPSCTSAAPSAPTLSAKATRAEKAQVLASNIVHALDAMPQHMSNALVVNGSHTRSGHPIAVFGPQVSYFAPEILSLEEIQSPHYSAEGASFPGTGLVELGRGRDYAWSATSAGSDVIDQRVEKVCNPTGGAPAAQGTFYLYKGRCRAMVHETYSETAVPKPGGIGAPVTLRHDIYRTRHGVVQGWTTVRGKPVAIVNQRSTYNHDIDSVIGFLQYGEPGYVHDVHSWMRAASHINYTFNWFYVDNRDTGYFVSGADPRRNPHADTSLPTWGTGAAEWRGFLRPREHVHEVDPKQGFFVSWNNKPAPGQADDGGYAYGQTYRSVLLVKQLRKQLRRTHDKVTRADVVKAMETAASQDLDGVEVMPLLLKYVHGHHHTVGVASMLHQLRSWATAGAHRLKAHAGDAEYAHHAAIAISDELMPDLITRLYGRILGGQGTGGVASTGGATVNGFATVPMQWVNTPNSGGSHLGSAYDGGFEGYVMSTLQQLLGRHPRDGFSAVLRRHECDGGASTCRRAVEGALNEAYQALVKANGTTDVSAWSASSESAAAKESMPVHDSIAFRALGIVGQPNIDWQNRPTFQQVVEFPRHRAR
- a CDS encoding cytochrome P450 yields the protein MTDVRDRSTGLAGIPEVSSRFPEHEHGHLEDLRHDPIGLLTRVRQECGDVGRFRLADKDVVLVSGAEVNEVFFRAPDEILDQAAAYPFMTPIFGKGVVFDTTPEKRKEALKNQALRGEMMRGHATTIEREIRRMVADWGDSADGWREIDLLDFFAELTIYTTSACLIGQRFREELDGSFARLYHDLERGTDAIAFVDPYADIDSFHKRDAARLALVALVQGIMDRRLAEGATIEGGLPKDERDLLDVLMALRNPDGSQHFSADEITGMFISMMFAGHHTSSGTAAWTLIELLRHPDVLAGITAELDELYADPDGTGSVEVSFQALRSIPRLEAALKETLRLHPPLVLLLRVAQQDIEIGGHTVPAGAMVGATPRVSNRIPEDFPDPERFDPARYLDPRQEDLANRWTWIPFGAGRHRCVGNAFAMMQLKAIFSVLLRDFEFAMVQPSESYRDDTSKMVIQLEQPCRVAYRRRTTGGRSGPHPAAGEATPIDAPAGLRVRADRDLCQAHQMCQPEAPGVFGFDEVADNVVVLDEHPSDDQRAQVERAVKYCPAMALTMEDR
- a CDS encoding NADPH:quinone reductase encodes the protein MAPLVPPTMAAAYIEELGPADHIRYGELPVPRPGPTDVLVAVEAVSVNHVDTFVRSGAYPTPTPFPFVIGRDLVGTVVDRGAGVDAFAVGQRVWSNSLGHDGRQGAASQYAVVAVDRLYRLPDGVDPVTAVAVVHPAATAHLGLFREAATRVGETVLVGGGAGNVGTAAIELAAAAGARVLASARPRDFDHCRAAGADAVVDYRAADLTDQVRALAPAGVDVHWDTSGHHDLDAAVAMLAHGGRIVLAAGMDARPALPVGDLYTRDGRLVGFAISNAGVDDLSAAADAINTLLPEGRISARIEDVLPLSAAQTAHRRIEAGDLAGRRLVLLP
- a CDS encoding aldehyde dehydrogenase translates to MTLDTPVPQMLVDGKLVGASDAATFPIHNPADGTEIGRAPDASRSDVDTAIAAARRAFDESSWCTDRELRVRCLRQLRQALLDHAESFRALTTAEVGMPAFMMGAAGFDVPVEGLRWVTDLAAGYAFESDLGTASPMGIASRRTVRREPVGVVAAITPWNVPTQINLAKVGPALAAGCTVVLKPAPDTPWVACELGRLVAERTDIPAGVFNVVTPHSNDVAAMLTTDPRVDMVSFTGSTATGKAIMAAAATTLKRVFLELGGKSAAIVLDDADVAAAAAATAFAACIHAGQGCALTTRLVVPRDRYDEAVRSAAATMESIGVKDPSDPGAVCGPVISQVQRDRVASYLRLAEEEGGTFATGGHVIERDGWWVEPTVVAGLDNSSRLAQEEIFGPVLVVIPHDGDDDAVRIANDSAYGLSGSVDSADPVRARAVAARIRTGTMAVNGGVWFSPDVPFGGYKHSGLGREMGVAGFEEYLETKTIAEPA
- a CDS encoding M23 family metallopeptidase, which encodes MSRRHRGLRAVGRTVAGVPLVVGLGLLLPAHAAAHAGTTIPPFRTVAGDVLRPNPARWVLPTEGYHLTGRFGDVSGLWHTVHTGLDFAAPYGTPIRAVSGGVIVSTAYDGSYGNKTVERLPDGTDLWYAHQSAFAVQPGTQVVPGQLIGYIGTTGNTTGPHVHLEVRPDGGAPIDPFTALEAHGLHP
- a CDS encoding SDR family oxidoreductase, coding for MRMRFQDKVIIITGAAQGIGEVYARGLAAEGASVIVADLNAELGEQVAEKIRADGGEASFVTVDVSSPESTAALAIAAVSTYGGIDGLINNAAIYGAMKFDLLISVDWDYYQQFMAVNLNGALLMTRAVYPHLQQRGGGSIVNQSSTAAYLYSGFYGLAKVGINGLTQQLAHELGGMNIRVNAIAPGPTDTEATRIQAGEAAKELVKGLALKRLGTPTDMLGAAKFLLSDDASWVTGQVLAVDGGQTFRL